The following proteins come from a genomic window of Diceros bicornis minor isolate mBicDic1 chromosome 4, mDicBic1.mat.cur, whole genome shotgun sequence:
- the PDC gene encoding phosducin, protein MEEAKGQSLEEDFEGQATHTGPKGVINDWRKFKLESEDSDSILPSKKEILKQMSSPQSRDDKDSKERFSRKMSIQEYELIHRDKEDENCLRKYRRQCMQDMHQKLSFGPRYGFLYELKTGEQFLETIEKEQKITTIVVHIYEDGIKGCDALNSSLTSLAAEYPLVKFCKIKASDTGAGDRFSSDVLPTLLVYKGGELLSNFISVAEQFAEEFFAGDVESFLNEYGLLPEREIHALEQTSMEDVE, encoded by the exons ATGGAAGAAGCCAAAGGACAAAGTTTGGAGGAAGACTTTGAAGGACAGGCCACACATACGG GACCCAAAGGAGTAATAAATGATTGGAGAAAATTTAAATTAGAGAGTGAAGATAGTGATTCAATTCTACCTAGCAAGAAGGAGATTCTCAAACAAATGTCCTCTcctcagagcagagatgacaaaGACTCAAAAGAAAGATTCAGCAGAAAG ATGAGCATTCAAGAATATGAGCTAATCCACCGAGACAAAGAAGATGAAAATTGCCTTCGTAAATACCGTAGACAGTGCATGCAAGATATGCACCAGAAGCTGAGTTTTGGGCCTAGATATGGGTTTTTGTATGAGCTAAAAACTGGGGAGCAATTCCTAGAAACCATCGAAAAGGAGCAGAAGATCACCACAATTGTCGTTCACATTTATGAAGATGGTATTAAGGGCTGCGATGCTCTAAACAGTAGCTTAACATCCCTTGCAGCTGAATACCCTTTGGTCaagttttgtaaaataaaagcTTCTGATACAGGTGCTGGGGACCGCTTTTCCTCAGATGTACTCCCCACACTGCTTGTCTACAAAGGTGGGGAACTCTTAAGCAATTTTATTAGTGTTGCTGAACAGTTTGCTGAAGAATTTTTTGCTGGGGATGTGGAGTCTTTCCTAAATGAATATGGGTTACTACCTGAAAGAGAGATACATGCCCTAGAGCAGACAAGCATGGAAGATGTTGAATAA